The nucleotide sequence GCTGTAGAGATCGGCGCGGGCGTCCACGGTCTGACCGCGAATCTGCTCCGGGCTCATATAACGGGGCGTGCCGATGGACAGTCCGGTGCGGGTCATGACGGTGCTGCCGCCGAGCGTCTTGGCGATGCCGAAGTCGGTCAGCACCGGGCTGCCGTTTTCGCGAAACAGGATGTTTTGAGGCTTGATGTCGCGGTGGATGATGTTGCGGCCGTGCGCGTACTGGAGGGCGCTGGCGATGGCGCGGGTGATCGACAGGGCGTCTTTCAACGCCAAGCCGTCGCGGATGCGCTGTTGCAGCGTGCCGCCCGGCAGATACTCCATCGACAGATAATAAATGTTGTCGTGCGAGCCGATGTCGTAAACGGTGATGATGTGGGCGTCGTTCAGTTGCGCGATGATGCGCCCCTCCCGCAGGAACCGGTGAGCGAATTCTTCATCGGTGGTCAGGATGGGCTTGATGATTTTCAGCGCGACATGGCGGTTCAGGGATTCCTGAATGGCGAGGTAAACGATCGCCATGCCGCCCTGGCCCAATTCGCGCTCGATTTGATAGCCTGGAATGCGCATGTTCAAATCCTTTCCTGGCCGGTGCCGCGTTCCAGCGGTCGATATGCAGCCATAGGGTTTCGCCGTTGCAACAAGCCGTTTTTCACCCGTTCTTTAATGAACGTGCGAGCGAGTGTCCGTAGCGTTGGGTTGACGCGGTATGATAGGGCTGAACGGGAAGAAATTGCCCAATTTTCGGTAAAAAATGCCATTTGGTGAAATAATCTTCAAGCTGGAAGTTAGCAAATCTCGTGCCGCCGCTCCGCTGGAGGGTGGCCATCAAGCGGGTTAAGGATCGTTTCCTGATGTCTGGCAACACGTTTGGCAAGTTGTTCACCGTCACTACTTTTGGAGAGAGCCACGGCCCGGCGCTCGGCGCGGTCGTGGATGGCTGTCCGCCCGGTTTGGCCTTGGCCGAAACGGACCTGCAAATCGATTTAGACCGCCGTCGACCCGGAAAGAGCCGCCATACCACCCAGCGGCGCGAGCCGGATCAGGTGCGCATCCTGTCGGGGGTGTTCGAGGGTAGGACCACCGGCACGCCGATCGGGTTACTGATCGAGAACGTGGACCAGCGTTCGAAAGATTATCGCGAGATCATGGATCGGTTCCGGCCCGGCCATGCCGATTACACCTATCATCAGAAGTACGGGTTGCGGGATTATCGCGGCGGGGGCCGGTCCTCGGCGCGGGAAACCGCGCTGCGGGTGGCGGCGGGGGCCATCGCCAAAAAGTACCTGCGCGAGCGTTACGGGGTGCTGGTCCGCGGCTACTTGGCCCAACTTGGCCCGATCCGACCCGCCAAAGTGATCTGGGAAGTCGTGGGCAACAATCCGTTCTTTTGTCCGGACCCGGATAAAGTGGCGGAATTGGAGCAATTCATGGACGCACTGCGCAAGTCCGGGGATTCCATCGGCGCGCGGGTGACGGTGGTGGCTACTGGGGTGCCGGTCGGCTGGGGCGAGCCGGTGTTCGACCGACTGGACGCGGACATCGCCCATGCCCTGATGGGCATCAACGCGGTCAAGGGCGTGGAGATCGGAGCCGGTTTCGCCAGCGTGGAACAACGCGGCACCGAACACCGCGACGAAATGGCCCCGGCGGGATTTTTGAGCAACCACGCCGGCGGGGTGCTGGGCGGTATTTCCAGCGGACAGGACATCGTGGCCAGCATCGCTCTGAAACCGACCTCCAGCCTCCGGCTGCCGGGACGGACCGTCAACCTGCAAGGCGAACCGGTGACGGTGGTGACCGAGGGCCGGCACGATCCCTGTGTCGGCATCCGCGCCACGCCCATCGCCGAGGCCATGCTGGCCTTGGTGTTGATGGATCATGCCTTGCGCCATCGCGCCCAGAATTTCGATGTGCGCCCGGAAATGCCGGTCATTCCGGGCGCTATCGCCAAAGACGAACCGACCGGCTAACGCATCTCTCACTCGACCCTCTTGCTCCGCCAGAGGGACATTTTCACGCGCGCCCATCGTGTTGCCCGTTCATCTGTATCTGCGCCTGTCCGGTTTTTATCTGGTCTATTTCGCCAGTTTAGGCGTGTTGCTGCCGTATTGGGGCCCGTATCTGGCGTGGTTAGGCTTCGGCCCGGCGCGGATCGGCGAATTGATGGCGATACCGCAGGCGACCAAGCTGGTGGCGCCAGCGCTGTGGGGCTGGCTGGCCGACCGCACCGGCCGGCGGATGAGGGTGATTCGCTGGGCCTGTCTGGCGGCGGCGCTGGCGTTTGCCGGCGTTTACCCGGCGAACGATTCTTATCTCGGGCTGGCGTTGGTGACCGTGCTGTTCAGTTTTTTCTGGAACGCGGCGCTTCCTCAGTTTGAGGCGGTGACGCTCGATCATCTGGGGGAGCACGCACACCGGTATAGCCGGGTCCGCTTGTGGGGCTCGGTGGGCTTCGTCGGCGCGGCGGTCGGTTTGGGCTTCGCGACGCAGGCTTGGAGCGTCGGCCTGGTTCCGGCAATGCTGTTAGGCTTGTTCGCGCTCCTGTGGCTGAGCAGCCTGCTGGTGCCGGAGCGACCGACGCCGCCAGGTGCGCGGCAAGCACCGCCGCTTGGCCGGGTGTTACGGCGGCCGGTGGTGATTGCGTTTTTCGCCGTCTGTTTTCTCAACCAGGCCGCTCATGGGGCATATTACGGTTTCTATTCCCTTTATCTGGAAACGCTGGGGTACTCGCGGGAGTT is from Candidatus Competibacteraceae bacterium and encodes:
- the aroC gene encoding chorismate synthase, which codes for MSGNTFGKLFTVTTFGESHGPALGAVVDGCPPGLALAETDLQIDLDRRRPGKSRHTTQRREPDQVRILSGVFEGRTTGTPIGLLIENVDQRSKDYREIMDRFRPGHADYTYHQKYGLRDYRGGGRSSARETALRVAAGAIAKKYLRERYGVLVRGYLAQLGPIRPAKVIWEVVGNNPFFCPDPDKVAELEQFMDALRKSGDSIGARVTVVATGVPVGWGEPVFDRLDADIAHALMGINAVKGVEIGAGFASVEQRGTEHRDEMAPAGFLSNHAGGVLGGISSGQDIVASIALKPTSSLRLPGRTVNLQGEPVTVVTEGRHDPCVGIRATPIAEAMLALVLMDHALRHRAQNFDVRPEMPVIPGAIAKDEPTG
- a CDS encoding MFS transporter, with translation MCARKCRSFRALSPKTNRPANASLTRPSCSARGTFSRAPIVLPVHLYLRLSGFYLVYFASLGVLLPYWGPYLAWLGFGPARIGELMAIPQATKLVAPALWGWLADRTGRRMRVIRWACLAAALAFAGVYPANDSYLGLALVTVLFSFFWNAALPQFEAVTLDHLGEHAHRYSRVRLWGSVGFVGAAVGLGFATQAWSVGLVPAMLLGLFALLWLSSLLVPERPTPPGARQAPPLGRVLRRPVVIAFFAVCFLNQAAHGAYYGFYSLYLETLGYSREFIGLMWGLGVTVEVGMFVILPRLLSRFGPRRLMLAALALAALRWLLIGHFARDLPVLLFAQSLHAFSFGVFHAVSIHLIHQFFPGSLQGRGQALYSSLGFGVGNAAGSLAAGYLWVGLGPAAMFDLAALLGVLGWLVAWRGLRV